One Streptomyces sp. NBC_01237 genomic region harbors:
- a CDS encoding aspartate aminotransferase family protein has product MTDTTGGLRLDNSMKLLARGRLVDATLSEKDYVIERDRLVDGAYPVYGERARGARLWDADGNEYLDFILAYGTIILGHADPAVTEAALREIEEGFSITLRKRTQIELAERLVGIVPGAERVFLLKTGSDATSAAVRLARAYTGRDRVVRWGYNGWHDWAAQRPGGIPDTVRTQVDTFRYNDLDSLREVFLAHPGQVACLLLMPFELDSPEPGFLQGAIDLAHEHGALVVFDEMRSGFRVALGGAQELFGVRADLATFSKAMANGWAVSALTGRADVMAMVGRTHISSTFYSNTVAMAAAVATMDRLADGTVLDRVRELGVRLQKGLGEQARRHGVPAQVRGVPQMPFLTFSHPDPARARLMQDAFFTHTTRRGVLLHPTHHWFICGATTDADLDHTLTACDEAFKAAAKVA; this is encoded by the coding sequence TGACCGACACGACCGGAGGGCTCCGGCTCGACAACTCGATGAAGCTGCTCGCCCGCGGGCGGCTCGTCGACGCGACACTGTCCGAGAAGGACTACGTCATCGAACGCGACCGGCTGGTGGACGGCGCCTACCCCGTCTACGGCGAGCGGGCACGCGGTGCCCGCCTCTGGGACGCCGACGGCAACGAGTACCTCGACTTCATCCTGGCCTACGGCACGATCATCCTCGGCCACGCGGATCCGGCGGTGACCGAGGCGGCGCTGCGGGAGATCGAGGAGGGCTTCTCGATCACGCTCCGCAAGCGGACCCAGATCGAACTCGCCGAGCGCCTGGTGGGGATCGTCCCCGGCGCGGAACGGGTGTTCCTCCTCAAGACCGGCTCGGACGCCACCAGCGCCGCCGTCCGCCTCGCCCGCGCCTACACGGGCCGCGACCGCGTGGTGCGCTGGGGCTACAACGGGTGGCACGACTGGGCAGCCCAGCGCCCCGGCGGCATCCCCGACACCGTGCGGACGCAGGTCGACACCTTCCGGTACAACGACCTGGACAGCCTGCGCGAGGTCTTCCTCGCGCACCCCGGCCAGGTGGCGTGTCTGCTGCTCATGCCCTTCGAACTCGACAGCCCCGAGCCCGGGTTCCTCCAGGGCGCGATCGATCTCGCCCATGAACACGGCGCGCTGGTGGTCTTCGACGAGATGCGCTCCGGGTTCCGGGTGGCACTCGGCGGCGCGCAGGAGCTGTTCGGCGTGCGGGCCGACCTCGCCACCTTCAGCAAGGCGATGGCGAACGGCTGGGCGGTGTCCGCGCTGACCGGCCGGGCCGATGTGATGGCCATGGTCGGCCGGACGCACATCTCGTCCACGTTCTACTCCAACACCGTCGCGATGGCCGCCGCGGTGGCGACCATGGACCGCCTCGCCGACGGGACCGTGCTCGACCGGGTGCGCGAGCTGGGCGTACGGCTGCAGAAGGGACTCGGCGAGCAGGCGCGGCGGCACGGTGTGCCTGCCCAGGTGCGCGGAGTTCCGCAGATGCCGTTCCTGACGTTCTCCCACCCCGACCCGGCCCGCGCCCGGCTGATGCAGGACGCGTTCTTCACCCACACCACACGCCGGGGCGTTCTGCTGCACCCGACCCACCACTGGTT